A section of the Macadamia integrifolia cultivar HAES 741 chromosome 9, SCU_Mint_v3, whole genome shotgun sequence genome encodes:
- the LOC122089185 gene encoding gibberellin-regulated protein 5-like, with amino-acid sequence MERSVLPLLHLVLLLFLCFEGIAAFATLVQPEWEFKTSLATTTKRKHKHSGLTQAECPSACQYRCSKTSYKKPCMYYCQKCCYKCRCVPPGTSGNKQVCPCYNNWKTKRGGPKCP; translated from the exons ATGGAGAGAtctgttcttcctcttcttcatcttgttctcctcctcttcctttgcTTTGAAGGGATTGCAGCTTTTGCAACCCTG GTCCAGCCAGAGTGGGAATTTAAGACCAGTCTAGCTACTACAACAAAG CGTAAGCACAAGCACTCAGGTCTCACACAGGCAG AGTGCCCAAGTGCATGCCAATACAGGTGTTCAAAGACATCCTACAAGAAGCCATGCATGTACTACTGCCAGAAGTGTTGTTACAAGTGTAGATGTGTTCCCCCTGGCACTAGTGGTAACAAACAAGTTTGCCCTTGTTATAACAACTGGAAGACCAAGAGAGGAGGCCCTAAATGTCCTTAG
- the LOC122089184 gene encoding pentatricopeptide repeat-containing protein At4g16835, mitochondrial, with protein sequence MSLRVTRKHLFIFFSAVLQKTRKKNAPFSTFTLPNPNARQPSDLAERSHLVPTDNIATSRSSYGKSSLFDQRRLSDVVSANKIIMNYIREGDLDSALCVFESMTIRTTVTWNSMLAWYSKTPGKLKEARQLFDHIPQPDVVSFNTMLACYFRNSDIETARVFFNRMPVKDPASWNTMISGLSQNGKMDEAHELFLVMPEKNSVSWSAIISGYIEAGYLDLAVELFQQAPVKSVIAWTAMITGFMRSGKIESAEELFAEMPARNLVTWNAMIAGYVENSESEEGLKLFRRMVKEGIKPNPSTICSVLLGCSNLSALQLGKLVHQRIHKSPLYLHTTVGTSLLSMYCKCGDLEDAKKLFNEIPRKDVVSWNAMISGYAQHGFGEKAIQLFDVMKGEGIKLDWITFVAVLSACNHAGLVDLGIHYFNSMESCYGIKAKPDHYTCMVDLLGRAGLLDEAVDLIKKMPYSAHSAIFGTLLGACRIHKNLELAEFAAKNLLDLDPTNAAGYVQLANAYAAMKKWDHVARVRQLMNASKVMKAPGYSWIEVGSEVHEFRSGDRVHPKLASIHEKLDELERRMKVAGYVPDLDSALHDVGEEQKEMILSRHSEKLAIAFGLMNTPSGTQIRVFKNLRVCGDCHNATKYISEIEGREIIVRDTTRFHYFRNGRCSCGDYW encoded by the coding sequence ATGTCCCTCCGAGTTACTAGAaaacatctttttattttcttctctgctGTCTTACAAAAAACCAGAAAGAAAAATGCTCCCTTCTCGACCTTTACATTACCAAATCCAAATGCCAGACAACCTTCTGATTTGGCAGAAAGAAGTCACTTGGTTCCCACCGATAACATAGCAACATCAAGATCGTCCTATGGGAAATCTTCACTCTTTGATCAACGTCGGTTAAGTGATGTTGTTTCAGCGAACAAGATTATCATGAACTACATTCGAGAAGGTGATTTGGATTCTGCACTATGTGTATTCGAGAGCATGACAATTAGAACAACAGTTACTTGGAATTCCATGTTGGCTTGGTATTCCAAAACGCCTGGGAAATTGAAGGAGGCACGCCAATTGTTCGATCACATTCCTCAACCAGATGTCGTCTCATTTAATACCATGTTAGCATGTTATTTTCGTAACTCTGACATTGAAACTGCTCGGGTTTTCTTCAATAGAATGCCAGTTAAAGATCCAGCATCATGGAACACGATGATCTCTGGTCTCTCCCAGAATGGGAAGATGGATGAAGCTCATGAGCTCTTTTTGGTTATGCCAGAGAAGAATAGTGTCTCCTGGAGTGCCATTATATCGGGTTATATTGAGGCTGGGTATTTGGACTTGGCGGTGGAATTGTTTCAGCAAGCTCCAGTTAAGAGTGTGATTGCATGGACAGCAATGATTACTGGGTTTATGAGGTCTGGGAAAATTGAATCAGCAGAGGAGTTATTTGCAGAGATGCCTGCAAGGAATTTGGTGACTTGGAATGCCATGATTGCTGGTTATGTCGAGAATTCTGAGTCCGAGGAAGGCTTGAAGCTTTTCAGGAGGATGGTCAAGGAGGGAATCAAGCCTAATCCATCCACCATCTGCAGTGTTTTATTGGGTTGTAGTAACTTATCTGCATTGCAATTGGGTAAGCTGGTACATCAACGTATCCATAAATCACCATTGTATCTTCACACGACCGTTGGGACTTCATTGCTTAGTATGTATTGCAAATGTGGGGACTTAGAGGACGCAAAGAAGTTATTTAATGAGATCCCCCGAAAAGATGTTGTTTCATGGAATGCTATGATTTCCGGGTATGCCCAACATGGCTTTGGTGAGAAAGCAATTCAGTTGTTTGATGTGATGAAGGGTGAGGGAATCAAGCTAGATTGGATCACCTTTGTTGCAGTTTTGTCAGCCTGTAACCATGCAGGATTAGTAGATCTTGGAATTCACTATTTTAATTCTATGGAAAGCTGCTATGGAATTAAAGCCAAGCCGGATCACTATACATGTATGGTTGATCTGCTTGGTCGAGCTGGTTTGCTAGACGAAGCAGTAGATTTGATAAAGAAAATGCCTTATAGTGCACATTCTGCCATATTTGGTACTCTTTTGGGGGCTTGTAGAATCCACAAGAACTTGGAATTGGCTGAATttgctgccaaaaacctgcTTGATCTTGATCCAACGAATGCAGCAGGTTACGTTCAACTTGCCAATGCCTATGCTGCTATGAAAAAGTGGGACCATGTTGCAAGGGTTCGCCAATTAATGAATGCTAGTAAGGTTATGAAGGCACCTGGGTATAGTTGGATTGAGGTAGGAAGTGAAGTTCATGAGTTCAGATCGGGAGATAGAGTTCACCCCAAATTGGCTTCTATACATGAAAAATTAGATGAGCTGGAGAGGAGGATGAAGGTAGCAGGGTACGTGCCAGATCTTGATTCTGCATTGCATGATGTAGGGGAGGAGCAAAAGGAGATGATACTGTCAAGGCACAGTGAGAAATTGGCAATTGCTTTCGGGCTGATGAATACACCCAGTGGCACTCAAATACGGGTATTCAAAAACCTTAGAGTCTGTGGCGATTGTCACAATGCCACCAAGTACATATCTGAAATTGAAGGTAGGGAAATTATTGTTAGGGACACAACAAGATTCCACTATTTTAGAAATGGGAGATGCTCTTGTGGTGACTATTGGTGA